One Helianthus annuus cultivar XRQ/B chromosome 12, HanXRQr2.0-SUNRISE, whole genome shotgun sequence genomic region harbors:
- the LOC110892595 gene encoding uncharacterized protein LOC110892595: MNLIGVVHDFKKRFAEESDEFEEFGAKRAKIRDLEFVFRSEGKIKHNIASAIDINAKDDGPSCVDDTTLSQSKMNCVKSRGFAFDLNIEDDQDQVKPRDSLSECGSTCHLGGERDSVRVWNEMKRNGFLIVWKLIFIVLCSALPFFFVPDSIFSLTMLFFVIF; the protein is encoded by the exons ATGAATTTGATTGGCGTGGTTCATGATTTTAAGAAAAGATTTGCTGAAGAAAGTGATGAGTTTGAAGAATTTGGAGCAAAAAGAGCAAAAATTAGAGATCTTGAATTTGTTTTTCGTTCAGAAG GGAAAATAAAGCATAACATAGCTTCAGCAATTGATATCAATGCTAAAGATGATGGTCCATCATGTGTTGATGACACAACTTTATCGCAATCGAAGATGAATTGTGTAAAGTCGAGAGGTTTCGCATTTGATCTAAACATCGAAGATGATCAAGATCAAGTGAAACCGCGTGATTCATTGTCGGAATGTGGGAGTACTTGTCATTTAGGGGGTGAGCGAGACTCGGTGAGGGTTTGGAATGAAATGAAGAGAAACGGGTTTTTAATAGTATGGAAACTAATCTTTATTGTTCTATGTTCTGCTCTTCCTTTTTTTTTTGTACCAGATTCCATATTTAGTCTCACAATGTTATTCTTTGTCATATTTTAG
- the LOC110894371 gene encoding alpha-1,4 glucan phosphorylase L-2 isozyme, chloroplastic/amyloplastic isoform X3 has product MNVKLAYYLSMEFLQGRALLNAIGNLELSGAYAEALRKLGHDLEDVARQEQDAALGNGGLGRLASCFLDSLATLNYPAWGYGLRYKYGLFKQLITKDGQEEVAESWLEMGNPWEIPRKDVAYPIKFYGEVVTGPDGRKQWVGGENISAVAYDVPIPGYKTKTTINLRLWSTMVGPEYFDLKAFNSGDHAKAYEALKRAEKICYILYPGDESHEGKTLRLKQQYTLCSASLQDIISRFERRSGDAPNWNEFPKKVAVQMNDTHPTLCIPELLRILMDVKGLSWKEAWGITQRTVAYTNHTVLPEALEKWSLNLLQELLPRHIEIIKMIDSELIDTIIDEYGIKDLELLKEKLNQMRVLENVELPASVLELLVQPDEIAIADSVEEEEKSEEVTEPTSENDALDVKVKKDAVIKKVSFDPDPNSAKMVRMANLCVVGGHAVNGVAEIHSEIVKNEVFNDFYKLWPKKFQNKTNGVTPRRWISFCNPELSKIITKWTGTDDWVLNTEKIDQLRKFADNEELQSEWRKAKRINKEKIVSFLKEKTGYLVSPDAMFDVQVKRIHEYKRQLLNILGIVYRYKKMKEMNADERKAKFVPRVCIFGGKAFATYIQAKRIVKFITDVAATVNNDPDIGDLLKVVFVPDYNVTVAEVLIPGSDLSQHISTAGMEASGTSNMKFAMNGCIQIGTLDGANVEIREEVGEENFFLFGAKAHEISGLRKERSEGKFVPDPRFEEVKKYVRSGVFGPYNYDELMGSLEGNEGYGRADYFLVGKDFPAYIECQEKVDEAYRDQKKWTKMSILNTAGSHKFSSDRTIHQYASDIWMIDPLVLPN; this is encoded by the exons ATGAACGTGAAACTGGCATATTACTTATCAATGGAGTTTCTTCAG GGTAGAGCATTGCTAAATGCCATTGGTAATTTAGAGCTATCGGGGGCTTACGCTGAGGCTCTAAGGAAACTTGGTCATGATCTGGAGGATGTTGCTAGACAG GAGCAAGATGCAGCACTTGGAAACGGTGGTTTGGGCCGACTCGCCTCCTGCTTTTTGGACTCACTGGCAACACTAAACTACCCTGCATGGGGTTACGGGCTTCGTTACAAGTATGGTCTTTTTAAACAACTCATTACAAAGGATGGTCAAGAAGAAGTTGCCGAAAGTTGGCTAGAG ATGGGTAATCCATGGGAGATACCAAGAAAGGATGTTGCTTACCCGATAAAGTTTTACGGTGAAGTTGTTACAGGTCCAGATGGACGTAAGCAATGGGTCGGTGGAGAAAATATCTCGGCTGTTGCCTATGATGTTCCGATACCTGGATATAAGACCAAAACGACGATCAACCTTAGACTATGGTCAACGATGGTTGGACCGGAATATTTCGATTTAAAAGCTTTTAATTCTGGAGATCATGCCAAAGCATATGAAGCTCTAAAAAGAGCAGAAAAG ATTTGCTACATTTTGTACCCTGGAGACGAGTCACACGAGGGGAAGACTCTTAGATTAAAGCAACAATATACATTATGCTCTGCTTCACTTCAAGATATAATTTCAAGGTTCGAAAGGAGATCCGGAGATGCACCAAACTGGAACGAATTTCCTAAAAAAGTTGCGGTACAGATGAATGATACTCACCCGACACTTTGCATACCGGAATTGTTGAGAATATTGATGGATGTTAAGGGTTTGAGCTGGAAAGAAGCATGGGGAATCACTCAAAG AACGGTAGCATACACCAATCACACTGTTCTACCCGAGGCTCTAGAGAAATGGAGTTTGAATCTTTTACAGGAACTACTTCCTCGGCATATTGAGATAATTAAGATGATTGATAGTGAG CTGATTGATACTATCATTGATGAGTACGGTATCAAGGACCTTGAGTTGCTGAAAGAAAAACTGAACCAGATGAGAGTTTTGGAAAATGTGGAACTACCCGCATCCGTCTTAGAACTACTTGTTCAACCGGATGAAATCGCGATCGCTGATTCAGTCgaagaagaagaaaaatcagAGGAAGTAACTGAACCGACAAGTGAAAATGATGCGCTCGACGTGAAGGTGAAAAAGGATGCAGTTATTAAAAAAGTGTCGTTTGACCCGGACCCAAATTCGGCAAAGATGGTCCGCATGGCTAATCTTTGTGTTGTTGGCGGACATGCTGTCAATGGGGTGGCGGAAATTCACAGTGAAATAGTGAAGAATGAAGTTTTTAATGACTTTTATAAG TTATGGCCTAAGAAGTTTCAGAATAAGACAAACGGGGTGACACCGAGACGATGGATCAGTTTTTGCAATCCGGAATTAAGTAAAATTATAACCAAGTGGACCGGAACAGATGATTGGGTGCTCAACACTGAAAAGATAGATCAACTTAGAAAG tttgctgataatgaagaactcCAATCTGAATGGAGGAAAGCCAAAAGGATCAACAAAGAGAAAATTGTTTCGTTCCTGAAAGAAAAAACCGGATATCTTGTTAGCCCTGATGCAATGTTTGATGTGCAG GTGAAGCGAATTCACGAATATAAGAGACAACTATTGAACATTTTGGGAATTGTTTATCGGTACAAAAAGATGAAGGAAATGAATGCTGATGAAAGAAAAGCTAAATTTGTTCCTCGGGTGTGTATATTTGGCGGGAAAGCGTTTGCTACATACATCCAAGCTAAGAGGATAGTGAAATTCATAACTGATGTCGCTGCTACCGTTAACAATGATCCTGATATCGGTGATCTTCTCAAG GTTGTTTTTGTTCCAGATTACAATGTTACAGTAGCAGAAGTTCTGATTCCTGGAAGTGATCTGTCCCAACACATCAG CACTGCTGGCATGGAGGCAAGTGGGACCAGCAACATGAAGTTTGCGATGAACGGGTGCATTCAAATCGGAACGCTAGATGGTGCCAATGTTGAAATAAGAGAGGAGGTTGGAGAAGAAAACTTTTTCCTCTTTGGTGCTAAAGCTCATGAAATTTCCGGGCTTCGAAAGGAGAGATCCGAGGGCAAG TTTGTTCCTGATCCGCGGTTTGAGGAGGTGAAGAAATATGTTAGAAGTGGCGTTTTTGGCCCGTACAATTATGATGAACTCATGGGATCGTTAGAAGGTAATGAAGGCTATGGTCGGGCTGATTATTTTCTTGTTGGGAAAGATTTTCCAGCTTATATAGAGTGTCAAGAGAAAGTTGATGAGGCGTATAGAGATCAAAAG AAATGGACAAAGATGTCGATCTTGAACACTGCTGGGTCACACAAGTTCAGTAGTGACCGGACTATACACCAATACGCAAGTGACATCTGGATGATTGACCCTCTTGTATTACCTAATTAG
- the LOC110894371 gene encoding alpha-1,4 glucan phosphorylase L-2 isozyme, chloroplastic/amyloplastic isoform X2 yields the protein MTTIGFESRPLIRKEHGRPEIVETTDTLDNGILVPDSESVISSIKYHAEFTPLFSPEKFELPKAFYATAESVRDTLITNWNTTYNYHEKMNVKLAYYLSMEFLQGRALLNAIGNLELSGAYAEALRKLGHDLEDVARQEQDAALGNGGLGRLASCFLDSLATLNYPAWGYGLRYKYGLFKQLITKDGQEEVAESWLEMGNPWEIPRKDVAYPIKFYGEVVTGPDGRKQWVGGENISAVAYDVPIPGYKTKTTINLRLWSTMVGPEYFDLKAFNSGDHAKAYEALKRAEKICYILYPGDESHEGKTLRLKQQYTLCSASLQDIISRFERRSGDAPNWNEFPKKVAVQMNDTHPTLCIPELLRILMDVKGLSWKEAWGITQRTVAYTNHTVLPEALEKWSLNLLQELLPRHIEIIKMIDSELIDTIIDEYGIKDLELLKEKLNQMRVLENVELPASVLELLVQPDEIAIADSVEEEEKSEEVTEPTSENDALDVKVKKDAVIKKVSFDPDPNSAKMVRMANLCVVGGHAVNGVAEIHSEIVKNEVFNDFYKLWPKKFQNKTNGVTPRRWISFCNPELSKIITKWTGTDDWVLNTEKIDQLRKFADNEELQSEWRKAKRINKEKIVSFLKEKTGYLVSPDAMFDVQVKRIHEYKRQLLNILGIVYRYKKMKEMNADERKAKFVPRVCIFGGKAFATYIQAKRIVKFITDVAATVNNDPDIGDLLKVVFVPDYNVTVAEVLIPGSDLSQHISTAGMEASGTSNMKFAMNGCIQIGTLDGANVEIREEVGEENFFLFGAKAHEISGLRKERSEGKFVPDPRFEEVKKYVRSGVFGPYNYDELMGSLEGNEGYGRADYFLVGKDFPAYIECQEKVDEAYRDQKKWTKMSILNTAGSHKFSSDRTIHQYASDIWMIDPLVLPN from the exons ATGACGACGATTGGTTTCGAATCTCGGCCGCTAATCCGGAAGGAACACGGTAGACCGGAAATCGTTG AAACAACAGATACTTTAGATAACGGTATCCTTGTTCCTGATTCCGAGTCAGTTATATCAAGCATCAAATACCACGCAGAGTTCACACCGTTATTCTCTCCAGAAAAGTTTGAGCTTCCAAAGGCATTCTACGCTACAGCTGAAAGTGTTCGAGACACACTCATCACTAACTGGAACACCACATATAATTATCACGAAAAGATGAACGTGAAACTGGCATATTACTTATCAATGGAGTTTCTTCAG GGTAGAGCATTGCTAAATGCCATTGGTAATTTAGAGCTATCGGGGGCTTACGCTGAGGCTCTAAGGAAACTTGGTCATGATCTGGAGGATGTTGCTAGACAG GAGCAAGATGCAGCACTTGGAAACGGTGGTTTGGGCCGACTCGCCTCCTGCTTTTTGGACTCACTGGCAACACTAAACTACCCTGCATGGGGTTACGGGCTTCGTTACAAGTATGGTCTTTTTAAACAACTCATTACAAAGGATGGTCAAGAAGAAGTTGCCGAAAGTTGGCTAGAG ATGGGTAATCCATGGGAGATACCAAGAAAGGATGTTGCTTACCCGATAAAGTTTTACGGTGAAGTTGTTACAGGTCCAGATGGACGTAAGCAATGGGTCGGTGGAGAAAATATCTCGGCTGTTGCCTATGATGTTCCGATACCTGGATATAAGACCAAAACGACGATCAACCTTAGACTATGGTCAACGATGGTTGGACCGGAATATTTCGATTTAAAAGCTTTTAATTCTGGAGATCATGCCAAAGCATATGAAGCTCTAAAAAGAGCAGAAAAG ATTTGCTACATTTTGTACCCTGGAGACGAGTCACACGAGGGGAAGACTCTTAGATTAAAGCAACAATATACATTATGCTCTGCTTCACTTCAAGATATAATTTCAAGGTTCGAAAGGAGATCCGGAGATGCACCAAACTGGAACGAATTTCCTAAAAAAGTTGCGGTACAGATGAATGATACTCACCCGACACTTTGCATACCGGAATTGTTGAGAATATTGATGGATGTTAAGGGTTTGAGCTGGAAAGAAGCATGGGGAATCACTCAAAG AACGGTAGCATACACCAATCACACTGTTCTACCCGAGGCTCTAGAGAAATGGAGTTTGAATCTTTTACAGGAACTACTTCCTCGGCATATTGAGATAATTAAGATGATTGATAGTGAG CTGATTGATACTATCATTGATGAGTACGGTATCAAGGACCTTGAGTTGCTGAAAGAAAAACTGAACCAGATGAGAGTTTTGGAAAATGTGGAACTACCCGCATCCGTCTTAGAACTACTTGTTCAACCGGATGAAATCGCGATCGCTGATTCAGTCgaagaagaagaaaaatcagAGGAAGTAACTGAACCGACAAGTGAAAATGATGCGCTCGACGTGAAGGTGAAAAAGGATGCAGTTATTAAAAAAGTGTCGTTTGACCCGGACCCAAATTCGGCAAAGATGGTCCGCATGGCTAATCTTTGTGTTGTTGGCGGACATGCTGTCAATGGGGTGGCGGAAATTCACAGTGAAATAGTGAAGAATGAAGTTTTTAATGACTTTTATAAG TTATGGCCTAAGAAGTTTCAGAATAAGACAAACGGGGTGACACCGAGACGATGGATCAGTTTTTGCAATCCGGAATTAAGTAAAATTATAACCAAGTGGACCGGAACAGATGATTGGGTGCTCAACACTGAAAAGATAGATCAACTTAGAAAG tttgctgataatgaagaactcCAATCTGAATGGAGGAAAGCCAAAAGGATCAACAAAGAGAAAATTGTTTCGTTCCTGAAAGAAAAAACCGGATATCTTGTTAGCCCTGATGCAATGTTTGATGTGCAG GTGAAGCGAATTCACGAATATAAGAGACAACTATTGAACATTTTGGGAATTGTTTATCGGTACAAAAAGATGAAGGAAATGAATGCTGATGAAAGAAAAGCTAAATTTGTTCCTCGGGTGTGTATATTTGGCGGGAAAGCGTTTGCTACATACATCCAAGCTAAGAGGATAGTGAAATTCATAACTGATGTCGCTGCTACCGTTAACAATGATCCTGATATCGGTGATCTTCTCAAG GTTGTTTTTGTTCCAGATTACAATGTTACAGTAGCAGAAGTTCTGATTCCTGGAAGTGATCTGTCCCAACACATCAG CACTGCTGGCATGGAGGCAAGTGGGACCAGCAACATGAAGTTTGCGATGAACGGGTGCATTCAAATCGGAACGCTAGATGGTGCCAATGTTGAAATAAGAGAGGAGGTTGGAGAAGAAAACTTTTTCCTCTTTGGTGCTAAAGCTCATGAAATTTCCGGGCTTCGAAAGGAGAGATCCGAGGGCAAG TTTGTTCCTGATCCGCGGTTTGAGGAGGTGAAGAAATATGTTAGAAGTGGCGTTTTTGGCCCGTACAATTATGATGAACTCATGGGATCGTTAGAAGGTAATGAAGGCTATGGTCGGGCTGATTATTTTCTTGTTGGGAAAGATTTTCCAGCTTATATAGAGTGTCAAGAGAAAGTTGATGAGGCGTATAGAGATCAAAAG AAATGGACAAAGATGTCGATCTTGAACACTGCTGGGTCACACAAGTTCAGTAGTGACCGGACTATACACCAATACGCAAGTGACATCTGGATGATTGACCCTCTTGTATTACCTAATTAG
- the LOC110894371 gene encoding alpha-1,4 glucan phosphorylase L-2 isozyme, chloroplastic/amyloplastic isoform X1 → MAASSFSVTNHISKSNISDFNSSFTNQRSKNLLLLKFKLSRKLHCRRRNFLVSKAVTGNQQLQKLADQSVEQETTDTLDNGILVPDSESVISSIKYHAEFTPLFSPEKFELPKAFYATAESVRDTLITNWNTTYNYHEKMNVKLAYYLSMEFLQGRALLNAIGNLELSGAYAEALRKLGHDLEDVARQEQDAALGNGGLGRLASCFLDSLATLNYPAWGYGLRYKYGLFKQLITKDGQEEVAESWLEMGNPWEIPRKDVAYPIKFYGEVVTGPDGRKQWVGGENISAVAYDVPIPGYKTKTTINLRLWSTMVGPEYFDLKAFNSGDHAKAYEALKRAEKICYILYPGDESHEGKTLRLKQQYTLCSASLQDIISRFERRSGDAPNWNEFPKKVAVQMNDTHPTLCIPELLRILMDVKGLSWKEAWGITQRTVAYTNHTVLPEALEKWSLNLLQELLPRHIEIIKMIDSELIDTIIDEYGIKDLELLKEKLNQMRVLENVELPASVLELLVQPDEIAIADSVEEEEKSEEVTEPTSENDALDVKVKKDAVIKKVSFDPDPNSAKMVRMANLCVVGGHAVNGVAEIHSEIVKNEVFNDFYKLWPKKFQNKTNGVTPRRWISFCNPELSKIITKWTGTDDWVLNTEKIDQLRKFADNEELQSEWRKAKRINKEKIVSFLKEKTGYLVSPDAMFDVQVKRIHEYKRQLLNILGIVYRYKKMKEMNADERKAKFVPRVCIFGGKAFATYIQAKRIVKFITDVAATVNNDPDIGDLLKVVFVPDYNVTVAEVLIPGSDLSQHISTAGMEASGTSNMKFAMNGCIQIGTLDGANVEIREEVGEENFFLFGAKAHEISGLRKERSEGKFVPDPRFEEVKKYVRSGVFGPYNYDELMGSLEGNEGYGRADYFLVGKDFPAYIECQEKVDEAYRDQKKWTKMSILNTAGSHKFSSDRTIHQYASDIWMIDPLVLPN, encoded by the exons ATGGCGGCCTCATCATTCTCCGTCACCAACCACATTTCAAAATCAAACATTTCCGATTTCAATTCCAGTTTCACCAACCAACGTTCAAAAAACCTCTTATTGTTGAAGTTTAAATTGAGCAGGAAGTTACACTGTAGAAGAAGGAATTTCTTGGTGTCTAAAGCTGTTACCGGAAATCAACAGCTGCAGAAATTGGCAGATCAATCGGTTGAACAAG AAACAACAGATACTTTAGATAACGGTATCCTTGTTCCTGATTCCGAGTCAGTTATATCAAGCATCAAATACCACGCAGAGTTCACACCGTTATTCTCTCCAGAAAAGTTTGAGCTTCCAAAGGCATTCTACGCTACAGCTGAAAGTGTTCGAGACACACTCATCACTAACTGGAACACCACATATAATTATCACGAAAAGATGAACGTGAAACTGGCATATTACTTATCAATGGAGTTTCTTCAG GGTAGAGCATTGCTAAATGCCATTGGTAATTTAGAGCTATCGGGGGCTTACGCTGAGGCTCTAAGGAAACTTGGTCATGATCTGGAGGATGTTGCTAGACAG GAGCAAGATGCAGCACTTGGAAACGGTGGTTTGGGCCGACTCGCCTCCTGCTTTTTGGACTCACTGGCAACACTAAACTACCCTGCATGGGGTTACGGGCTTCGTTACAAGTATGGTCTTTTTAAACAACTCATTACAAAGGATGGTCAAGAAGAAGTTGCCGAAAGTTGGCTAGAG ATGGGTAATCCATGGGAGATACCAAGAAAGGATGTTGCTTACCCGATAAAGTTTTACGGTGAAGTTGTTACAGGTCCAGATGGACGTAAGCAATGGGTCGGTGGAGAAAATATCTCGGCTGTTGCCTATGATGTTCCGATACCTGGATATAAGACCAAAACGACGATCAACCTTAGACTATGGTCAACGATGGTTGGACCGGAATATTTCGATTTAAAAGCTTTTAATTCTGGAGATCATGCCAAAGCATATGAAGCTCTAAAAAGAGCAGAAAAG ATTTGCTACATTTTGTACCCTGGAGACGAGTCACACGAGGGGAAGACTCTTAGATTAAAGCAACAATATACATTATGCTCTGCTTCACTTCAAGATATAATTTCAAGGTTCGAAAGGAGATCCGGAGATGCACCAAACTGGAACGAATTTCCTAAAAAAGTTGCGGTACAGATGAATGATACTCACCCGACACTTTGCATACCGGAATTGTTGAGAATATTGATGGATGTTAAGGGTTTGAGCTGGAAAGAAGCATGGGGAATCACTCAAAG AACGGTAGCATACACCAATCACACTGTTCTACCCGAGGCTCTAGAGAAATGGAGTTTGAATCTTTTACAGGAACTACTTCCTCGGCATATTGAGATAATTAAGATGATTGATAGTGAG CTGATTGATACTATCATTGATGAGTACGGTATCAAGGACCTTGAGTTGCTGAAAGAAAAACTGAACCAGATGAGAGTTTTGGAAAATGTGGAACTACCCGCATCCGTCTTAGAACTACTTGTTCAACCGGATGAAATCGCGATCGCTGATTCAGTCgaagaagaagaaaaatcagAGGAAGTAACTGAACCGACAAGTGAAAATGATGCGCTCGACGTGAAGGTGAAAAAGGATGCAGTTATTAAAAAAGTGTCGTTTGACCCGGACCCAAATTCGGCAAAGATGGTCCGCATGGCTAATCTTTGTGTTGTTGGCGGACATGCTGTCAATGGGGTGGCGGAAATTCACAGTGAAATAGTGAAGAATGAAGTTTTTAATGACTTTTATAAG TTATGGCCTAAGAAGTTTCAGAATAAGACAAACGGGGTGACACCGAGACGATGGATCAGTTTTTGCAATCCGGAATTAAGTAAAATTATAACCAAGTGGACCGGAACAGATGATTGGGTGCTCAACACTGAAAAGATAGATCAACTTAGAAAG tttgctgataatgaagaactcCAATCTGAATGGAGGAAAGCCAAAAGGATCAACAAAGAGAAAATTGTTTCGTTCCTGAAAGAAAAAACCGGATATCTTGTTAGCCCTGATGCAATGTTTGATGTGCAG GTGAAGCGAATTCACGAATATAAGAGACAACTATTGAACATTTTGGGAATTGTTTATCGGTACAAAAAGATGAAGGAAATGAATGCTGATGAAAGAAAAGCTAAATTTGTTCCTCGGGTGTGTATATTTGGCGGGAAAGCGTTTGCTACATACATCCAAGCTAAGAGGATAGTGAAATTCATAACTGATGTCGCTGCTACCGTTAACAATGATCCTGATATCGGTGATCTTCTCAAG GTTGTTTTTGTTCCAGATTACAATGTTACAGTAGCAGAAGTTCTGATTCCTGGAAGTGATCTGTCCCAACACATCAG CACTGCTGGCATGGAGGCAAGTGGGACCAGCAACATGAAGTTTGCGATGAACGGGTGCATTCAAATCGGAACGCTAGATGGTGCCAATGTTGAAATAAGAGAGGAGGTTGGAGAAGAAAACTTTTTCCTCTTTGGTGCTAAAGCTCATGAAATTTCCGGGCTTCGAAAGGAGAGATCCGAGGGCAAG TTTGTTCCTGATCCGCGGTTTGAGGAGGTGAAGAAATATGTTAGAAGTGGCGTTTTTGGCCCGTACAATTATGATGAACTCATGGGATCGTTAGAAGGTAATGAAGGCTATGGTCGGGCTGATTATTTTCTTGTTGGGAAAGATTTTCCAGCTTATATAGAGTGTCAAGAGAAAGTTGATGAGGCGTATAGAGATCAAAAG AAATGGACAAAGATGTCGATCTTGAACACTGCTGGGTCACACAAGTTCAGTAGTGACCGGACTATACACCAATACGCAAGTGACATCTGGATGATTGACCCTCTTGTATTACCTAATTAG